The Prochlorococcus marinus XMU1404 region GCACAATCTAATCAGGTTCAATCAGCCAGTATGAATAGAAATAAAGCACCCCAAAAAGTTGAAGTTGTAGTTGCTAATCCATCTTCAGGTTCTGAGGTAAATATTCTTGGGGAACTATCTATTTTTGTTTTAAGAATTGGTTTTTGTGCTTTGATGATCCATCATGGCTTAGAGAAACTTCAGGATCCACAAGGATTTGCTGAGTTTGTAGTTGGTAAATACTTCCCATTTTTGCCAGGTGATCCTGTTATTTGGACATTTGGAGCAGCGATCACTCAATTAGTATGCCCATTAGGGTTGGCTTTAGGGATATTTGCAAGGCTTTCTTCTCTAGGATTATTCTCTACAATGGCATTTGCTGTTTATTTTCATCTATTAGATACCGGCCTAGAAGGTTTTCCTCTTGCAGTAGTTGAAGGACATAATTACGCATTCGAGTTGTCTTTTATATATGGAGCTATTTCTTTATATTTTTTATGTGCAGGTCCTGGCAGACTCTCTTTATTTAGAAAGACTAACAAAATTACATATTATCCAAAATCAACTTAACTTAATGCAAAAAATGCCTTTTTTGCGTAAATACCATTGAGATTCCTTTTGTATCACACATATCGATACTTTCTTGGTCTCTTAGACTTCCTCCAGGTTGTACAATAGCCCTTATACCATACTCATTAGCAAGTTCTACAGTATCTGCAAAAGGAAAAAATCCATCGCTTGCCAATACTGCATCAGAACATAAACTTCCCGCAGCTTTTAATGCAATTTTTGCGGCTCCAACTCTATTCATTTGTCCAGCTCCAATACCAATAGTTTTTTGGTCTTTTGCAATAACAATTGCATTTGATTTCACGTGTTTACAAATTTTCCATGCAAAATTTAGATCTAAAGCCATTTGATTATTAGGAATTTTTCTAGTTACTGAAATCCAACTTTCAGTTTGTTCTTCACTATCATCAGTGTCTTGAACTAGTAATCCTCCCATTATTGATTTAGTAGAAGTTTGGTTCTTTTTTGAAAGGTTATCTTTTGATAACTTTAAAATTCTTAAATTCTTTTTGATTTTTAAAATTTCTAAAGCTTCTGCATCAAAAGATGGGGCAACGACACACTCTAAGAAAATATCTTTGAGGTTATTTGCGGTATCAGTATCCACATTTGCATTAAAAGCAACTATTCCTCCAAATGCACTAACTGTGTCGCATTTTAAAGCATTCAAAAATGCTTGAGAGGTTGAATTGCTTATAGAGGCACCACAAGGGTTATTGTGTTTTAGGATTACAGAAGCAAAGGTGTCTGTTGTAAGCTTGCTTTTTTCTTCTTCGTAGCCAAATTCTAAAACTGTAGAAAGTGCCGACTCAAGATCTAATAGATTG contains the following coding sequences:
- a CDS encoding DoxX family protein, which codes for MEDKAQSNQVQSASMNRNKAPQKVEVVVANPSSGSEVNILGELSIFVLRIGFCALMIHHGLEKLQDPQGFAEFVVGKYFPFLPGDPVIWTFGAAITQLVCPLGLALGIFARLSSLGLFSTMAFAVYFHLLDTGLEGFPLAVVEGHNYAFELSFIYGAISLYFLCAGPGRLSLFRKTNKITYYPKST
- the purH gene encoding bifunctional phosphoribosylaminoimidazolecarboxamide formyltransferase/IMP cyclohydrolase gives rise to the protein MSPLALVSVSDKRNIIPFCKELVEQFNYKILSSGGTAKHLIEAKIPVIKVADFTNSPEILGGRVKTLHPKIHGGILAKRNDKEHKEDIEANNIELIDLVVVNLYPFKKTVDQGAKWEDAIENIDIGGPSMIRSAAKNHKDVSVLVDPGQYQNFLEESKKGELKDSYKAKLAFEAFQHTADYDTAISNWISKEKGLQHSKYIESYPLIKTLRYGENPHQKAFWYGLSNIGWNSAEQLQGKELSYNNLLDLESALSTVLEFGYEEEKSKLTTDTFASVILKHNNPCGASISNSTSQAFLNALKCDTVSAFGGIVAFNANVDTDTANNLKDIFLECVVAPSFDAEALEILKIKKNLRILKLSKDNLSKKNQTSTKSIMGGLLVQDTDDSEEQTESWISVTRKIPNNQMALDLNFAWKICKHVKSNAIVIAKDQKTIGIGAGQMNRVGAAKIALKAAGSLCSDAVLASDGFFPFADTVELANEYGIRAIVQPGGSLRDQESIDMCDTKGISMVFTQKRHFLH